The following coding sequences are from one Helicobacter sp. 12S02232-10 window:
- the fliI gene encoding flagellar protein export ATPase FliI codes for MSLEKLRVKLSQNINLSPRYGTIRKISPNIVYADGLTPSVGDIVKIERFDGVECLGMVTISEVDTFGFTPFSFIDGYKTGDKVVLQKKGLVFPVGENLLGRVLDPLGNPIDEQGPLEDVSFASVIAPPIKPMKRGLIDEVFSVGVKSIDGLLTCGKGQKMGIFAGSGVGKSTLMGMIVKGCLAPVKVIALIGERGREVPEFIRKNLNGDLKDTVLIVATSDDSALMRKYGAFCAMTVAEYFKNQGRDVLFMMDSITRFAMAQREIGLALGEPPTSKGYPPSVLALLPQLMERAGKEEGKGSITAFFTVLVEGDDLSDPIADQARSILDGHIVLSRELTDYGIFPPINVLNSASRLSGEIIDDKHKEAARKFRRFYALLKENEILIRIGSYQKGFDAELDEAMEKKSLMEDFITQDENENIPYGESVQKLINMM; via the coding sequence ATGTCGCTTGAAAAACTCAGAGTAAAATTAAGTCAAAATATCAATCTTTCACCAAGATATGGCACAATCAGAAAAATATCTCCTAATATCGTCTATGCCGATGGTCTCACGCCATCAGTAGGAGATATTGTAAAAATTGAGCGTTTTGATGGGGTAGAATGCCTAGGAATGGTAACAATAAGCGAGGTTGATACATTTGGATTTACACCCTTTTCTTTTATCGATGGTTATAAGACTGGGGATAAGGTTGTGCTTCAGAAGAAAGGTTTAGTTTTTCCTGTGGGAGAAAATTTGTTAGGCAGAGTTCTTGATCCTTTAGGAAATCCTATTGATGAACAAGGGCCTTTAGAAGATGTTTCTTTTGCCTCTGTGATCGCCCCGCCAATCAAGCCGATGAAACGAGGGCTTATTGATGAGGTTTTTAGCGTAGGAGTTAAAAGCATTGATGGACTTCTTACTTGTGGTAAGGGTCAGAAAATGGGTATTTTTGCCGGCAGCGGAGTGGGAAAATCGACTTTAATGGGGATGATTGTTAAAGGCTGCCTTGCTCCTGTTAAAGTAATTGCCCTGATTGGAGAAAGGGGCAGGGAGGTTCCTGAATTTATCCGAAAAAATCTAAACGGGGATTTGAAAGATACGGTTTTGATTGTGGCTACAAGTGATGATTCGGCTTTGATGCGTAAATATGGGGCATTTTGTGCGATGACGGTCGCAGAGTATTTTAAAAATCAAGGTAGAGATGTGCTTTTTATGATGGATTCAATAACCCGCTTTGCAATGGCACAACGAGAAATCGGATTAGCACTTGGAGAGCCCCCGACAAGTAAGGGTTACCCGCCTTCAGTACTTGCCTTATTGCCGCAACTGATGGAGAGAGCAGGGAAAGAGGAAGGAAAAGGTTCGATCACAGCTTTTTTTACGGTTTTGGTGGAGGGTGATGATCTTTCTGATCCGATTGCTGATCAGGCTAGGAGTATTTTGGATGGGCATATTGTCTTAAGCAGAGAGCTGACTGATTATGGTATTTTTCCCCCGATTAATGTGCTAAATTCTGCCTCTAGGCTTAGTGGGGAAATCATTGATGATAAACACAAAGAGGCCGCAAGAAAATTTCGTCGTTTTTATGCTCTTTTGAAAGAAAATGAAATCCTCATTCGCATTGGATCTTATCAAAAAGGTTTTGATGCTGAATTGGATGAAGCGATGGAGAAAAAAAGCCTAATGGAGGATTTTATTACTCAAGATGAAAATGAAAATATACCCTATGGAGAGAGTGTGCAAAAGTTAATAAATATGATGTAA
- a CDS encoding NifS family cysteine desulfurase, giving the protein MQRRIYLDNNATTMVDPKVKALMDPYFCDHYGNPNSLHKFGTEIHPAIADAFDKLYEGINARNEDDIIVTSCATESNNWVLKGVYFDEIYTGKKNHIVTTEVEHPAVGATCKFLETLGVEVTYLPISQNGIISAEQVREAITPKTALVSIMWANNETGLIFPIEEIGAICKEKGVLFHTDAVQAIGKIPVDVVRANVDFLSFSAHKFHGPKGIGALYIRSGVPLTPLLHGGEHMRGRRSGTLNVPYIIGMGEAMKLACDFLDYEKEVIGRLRNKLEDALLEMDDVFVIGDRLHRVPNTTLISVRGIEGEAMLWDLNKAGIAASTGSACASEDLEANPVMVAIGADKELAHTAIRLSLSRFNTEEEIDYTIEVFKKAIQRLRNISSSYGA; this is encoded by the coding sequence ATGCAAAGACGGATTTATCTGGACAATAATGCAACAACTATGGTCGATCCAAAAGTAAAGGCTCTTATGGATCCTTACTTTTGTGATCACTACGGCAATCCCAATTCGCTGCATAAATTTGGGACAGAGATTCATCCTGCGATTGCTGATGCGTTTGATAAGCTTTATGAAGGAATCAACGCGCGCAACGAAGATGATATTATCGTTACTTCTTGTGCAACTGAAAGCAATAACTGGGTGTTAAAAGGTGTGTATTTTGATGAAATTTACACAGGCAAAAAAAATCATATTGTTACTACAGAAGTCGAACATCCTGCTGTAGGGGCAACTTGCAAATTTTTAGAAACTTTGGGAGTGGAAGTCACTTATTTGCCCATCAGTCAAAATGGTATTATTTCTGCTGAGCAAGTCAGAGAGGCCATTACTCCAAAGACAGCTTTGGTCAGTATTATGTGGGCAAATAATGAAACAGGATTGATTTTTCCCATCGAAGAAATCGGAGCAATTTGCAAGGAAAAAGGTGTGCTTTTTCATACTGATGCTGTTCAGGCTATCGGAAAGATACCTGTAGATGTGGTGCGGGCAAATGTGGATTTCTTGTCTTTTTCAGCCCATAAATTTCACGGACCTAAGGGCATAGGTGCTCTTTATATCCGATCAGGAGTCCCTCTTACTCCGTTGTTACACGGCGGAGAGCATATGCGTGGGAGACGTAGTGGGACACTGAATGTTCCTTATATTATCGGAATGGGAGAGGCAATGAAATTAGCCTGCGATTTCTTGGATTATGAAAAAGAAGTGATCGGGCGTTTGCGCAATAAGCTTGAAGATGCTTTACTTGAAATGGATGATGTTTTTGTGATTGGCGATCGTTTGCATCGTGTCCCCAATACGACACTTATAAGTGTGCGAGGTATTGAGGGAGAAGCAATGCTTTGGGATTTAAATAAAGCTGGTATCGCTGCTTCTACAGGGAGTGCGTGTGCGAGCGAAGATCTTGAGGCTAATCCCGTGATGGTTGCCATCGGTGCGGACAAAGAACTTGCTCATACGGCCATAAGACTCTCTTTAAGTCGTTTTAATACTGAGGAAGAGATTGATTATACGATTGAAGTTTTTAAAAAAGCAATTCAAAGATTAAGAAATATTTCAAGCTCTTATGGGGCTTAA
- a CDS encoding iron-sulfur cluster assembly scaffold protein, translating into MAKNDLIGGALWDAYSNKVSQRMDNPTHLGVLTEDDAKVKDAKLVVADYGAEACGDAVRLYWLVDKNDVIIDAKFKSFGCGTAIASSDMMAELCLGKKVQDAVKITNLDVEHALRDDPDTPAVPGQKMHCSVMAYDVIKKAAGIYLGKNEEDFENEIIVCECARVSLSTIREVIKLNDLKTVEEITNYTKAGAFCKSCIKPGGHEERKYYLVDILRDVRAEMEAEKLKENIQKSASGELPFKEMTMVQKVKAVDKTIDDTVRPMLMMDGGNMEIIDIKDTSDGYIDIYIRYMGACNGCASASTGTLFAIENVLQENLDKNIRVLPI; encoded by the coding sequence ATGGCAAAGAATGATTTAATCGGAGGCGCATTGTGGGATGCGTATTCAAATAAGGTCAGTCAAAGGATGGATAATCCCACACATTTGGGAGTCCTTACAGAAGATGATGCAAAAGTTAAAGATGCAAAATTGGTTGTTGCTGATTATGGGGCGGAAGCTTGTGGCGATGCAGTCAGGTTGTATTGGCTTGTAGATAAAAATGATGTGATCATTGATGCGAAGTTTAAAAGTTTTGGTTGTGGGACAGCGATAGCAAGTTCAGATATGATGGCTGAACTTTGTTTGGGCAAAAAAGTCCAAGATGCTGTTAAGATTACTAATTTAGATGTTGAACACGCCTTAAGAGATGATCCTGATACTCCTGCAGTACCAGGGCAAAAAATGCACTGTTCGGTAATGGCTTATGATGTCATTAAAAAAGCTGCAGGCATTTATTTGGGCAAGAATGAAGAGGATTTTGAAAATGAGATTATTGTTTGTGAATGCGCGCGTGTAAGTTTAAGTACCATTAGAGAAGTTATCAAGCTCAATGATCTTAAAACGGTTGAGGAGATTACAAATTATACCAAGGCTGGTGCTTTTTGTAAAAGCTGTATAAAGCCCGGTGGTCACGAAGAGCGAAAATATTATTTGGTTGATATTCTAAGAGATGTCAGGGCAGAAATGGAAGCAGAGAAACTCAAAGAAAATATCCAAAAATCTGCTAGTGGTGAGCTTCCATTCAAAGAAATGACAATGGTGCAAAAAGTCAAAGCTGTTGATAAAACAATTGATGACACGGTTAGACCAATGTTGATGATGGATGGTGGCAATATGGAGATTATTGATATTAAAGATACTAGTGATGGGTATATTGATATATATATCCGTTATATGGGTGCTTGCAATGGGTGTGCAAGTGCATCGACAGGAACATTATTTGCAATTGAAAATGTTTTGCAGGAAAATTTAGATAAAAATATTCGGGTTTTACCTATTTGA
- the purM gene encoding phosphoribosylformylglycinamidine cyclo-ligase, with protein sequence MGKTTYKDSGVDIDAGNAFVEAIKPYVKATFNQNVIGGIGSFAGAYALPTGIKEPVILAATDGVGTKLRLAIDSDRLGSVGIDLVAMCVNDLICNFASPMFFLDYYASGKLDNHRAVEVIKGIAQGCKIAGCALIGGETAEMPGMYHGKDFDLCGFAVGIAEKSDLKKGEQIRSGDILIAFPSNGIHSNGYSLVRKILFEDLKMKFQDQFCGKPLIETLLTPTRIYTDIYGKIKDKIYALAHITGGGILENLPRALPEGLGAEISKGLIKTLPIFDILKENLEEKEAYRVFNMGVGMIGIIPKQNLSYICENTDGYQIGEVVNYGNGVKLI encoded by the coding sequence ATGGGTAAAACGACCTACAAAGATTCCGGGGTTGATATTGATGCGGGTAATGCTTTTGTAGAAGCGATCAAACCTTATGTGAAAGCTACTTTTAATCAAAACGTAATCGGAGGTATCGGTTCTTTTGCAGGTGCTTATGCATTGCCCACAGGTATTAAAGAACCTGTTATTTTGGCAGCTACTGATGGAGTGGGAACAAAACTGAGGCTTGCAATTGATTCAGATAGACTTGGGAGTGTTGGGATTGATTTGGTTGCAATGTGTGTGAATGATTTGATTTGCAACTTTGCTTCTCCAATGTTTTTTTTGGATTATTATGCGAGTGGGAAGCTCGATAATCATCGCGCTGTTGAGGTGATAAAAGGGATTGCACAAGGGTGTAAGATAGCAGGTTGCGCACTCATTGGAGGAGAAACTGCTGAAATGCCTGGAATGTATCACGGAAAAGATTTTGATTTATGTGGGTTTGCTGTAGGTATTGCAGAAAAATCTGATCTAAAAAAAGGGGAGCAGATACGCTCTGGCGATATTTTGATTGCCTTCCCCAGTAATGGCATACACAGCAATGGATATTCTTTGGTCAGAAAGATTTTGTTTGAGGATCTTAAGATGAAGTTCCAAGATCAATTTTGTGGCAAACCTTTGATTGAAACTCTTTTAACCCCTACAAGGATTTATACTGATATTTATGGAAAAATCAAAGATAAAATCTATGCTCTTGCTCATATCACAGGAGGGGGTATTCTTGAGAATTTACCTAGAGCGTTGCCTGAGGGATTGGGTGCAGAGATTAGTAAAGGTCTTATTAAAACTTTGCCAATTTTTGATATACTAAAAGAAAATCTTGAAGAAAAAGAAGCTTATAGGGTTTTTAATATGGGGGTTGGAATGATAGGGATCATTCCAAAGCAAAATTTATCTTATATCTGTGAAAATACAGACGGGTATCAGATAGGCGAAGTTGTCAATTATGGAAATGGAGTAAAATTAATATAA
- a CDS encoding SH3 domain-containing protein — protein sequence MNIKSFFKLYTVPVLALFFGFGLYYIIFVGTNDQDRFSVSEPVSKIIAQDTEEKVVKPLVEDSKQSLKTDENGQNLQSDVSEEASLPIQNPNILSADTKTEMYIVLPKVINIRQSPNTLSGIVGKLFQNQKVEVEFATEGWAKVKDGWVLLKLLKQENPLENSKNVSILETYVVVPKSVNIRSEPSLSSKIMGKLVAGNTIEVEYVKDGWAKIKNGWVSFSLLKKQDNH from the coding sequence ATGAATATCAAGTCTTTTTTTAAATTATATACAGTGCCTGTTTTGGCTTTATTTTTTGGGTTCGGTCTGTATTATATTATTTTTGTGGGGACAAATGATCAGGATCGTTTTTCTGTCTCAGAACCCGTAAGCAAGATTATCGCACAAGATACTGAAGAAAAAGTTGTTAAACCGCTTGTTGAGGATTCTAAGCAGTCTTTAAAGACAGATGAAAACGGACAAAATCTTCAATCAGATGTATCTGAAGAAGCTTCTCTCCCGATTCAAAATCCTAATATTTTAAGTGCAGATACTAAAACTGAAATGTATATTGTTTTGCCTAAAGTCATCAATATCCGCCAATCTCCCAATACTTTGTCAGGTATTGTAGGGAAACTTTTCCAAAATCAAAAAGTTGAGGTCGAATTTGCAACGGAGGGCTGGGCAAAAGTCAAAGATGGTTGGGTGCTTTTAAAGTTACTCAAACAAGAGAATCCTCTTGAGAATTCCAAAAATGTCAGTATTTTAGAAACCTATGTCGTAGTTCCCAAGAGTGTAAATATTCGCTCTGAACCTAGTCTTTCTTCAAAAATTATGGGTAAGCTTGTTGCAGGAAATACTATTGAAGTTGAATATGTTAAAGATGGTTGGGCAAAAATCAAGAATGGCTGGGTATCGTTTAGTTTGCTTAAAAAGCAGGATAACCATTGA
- a CDS encoding shikimate dehydrogenase, whose protein sequence is MKQFCVFGNPIEHSKSPLIHNFTFLTLASEIGFSGFYGRHLLSDSKALRQTFFDLGLYGANVTVPFKEDAYYQSDMVRGIAKEIGSVNTLVLEDGQLVGYNTDAEGFYQTIVSYGFKNALIIGAGGSAKALAYILRHKGIETSLVNRSKKRLESFIKEGFECYETDEFLPRAFDLIVNATPAGLKDIFLPLPLEKLSHLFKFSKMAYDLIYGISTPFLELAKTSGISCKDGKDMLIEQAVLAFELFCAHRVPRQSIAKKMKFIL, encoded by the coding sequence TTGAAGCAGTTTTGTGTTTTCGGGAATCCTATAGAGCATTCTAAATCTCCATTGATCCATAATTTTACCTTTTTAACTCTTGCTTCAGAAATAGGTTTTTCTGGATTTTATGGCAGGCATTTGCTATCAGATTCCAAAGCTTTGAGGCAGACTTTTTTTGATTTGGGTTTGTATGGGGCTAATGTCACCGTTCCTTTTAAAGAAGATGCTTACTATCAAAGCGATATGGTTAGAGGCATTGCTAAAGAAATCGGTTCTGTAAATACTCTTGTGCTTGAGGATGGGCAATTGGTAGGTTACAATACCGATGCGGAGGGATTTTATCAAACGATTGTTTCTTATGGCTTTAAAAATGCCCTTATCATTGGGGCAGGCGGGAGTGCAAAGGCGCTTGCTTATATTTTAAGGCATAAGGGGATTGAGACAAGCTTAGTGAATCGCTCAAAAAAGCGTCTGGAGTCTTTTATTAAAGAAGGTTTTGAGTGCTATGAGACCGATGAGTTTTTACCAAGAGCTTTTGATTTGATCGTTAATGCGACACCTGCAGGACTTAAAGATATTTTTTTGCCTCTGCCTCTTGAGAAGCTTTCTCATCTGTTTAAATTTTCAAAAATGGCTTATGATTTAATTTATGGAATTTCTACGCCATTTTTGGAGCTTGCAAAAACTTCGGGTATTTCTTGTAAAGATGGTAAAGATATGTTGATTGAACAAGCTGTTTTGGCTTTTGAGTTATTTTGCGCCCATCGGGTTCCGCGCCAATCAATTGCCAAAAAGATGAAATTTATTTTATAA
- a CDS encoding ribonuclease R family protein, whose product MKEFLFQLAYGIKIIPKKYGAFIDNLQKKGLIEKNNGIYSFKEGNLVGKVDISRGGRAFFCVFDGRDKKDWIIKRLPKGISQNDIVLCKIVRFKGRLMAEFISLLQAQDNRILCYLKKIKGEILAIELKNPHAKPIKLKVSQKSLLALPRFCVISMDLRTKEIVEILGALEDPLTDEKISLSLFGRKPDFSAESIIMAESFGKKVDSEMFPERKDLTCLPFCTIDPDDAKDHDDAIYFDSKTSCLYIAIADVSEYVSVDSSLDMDARERGFSVYFPHKSYPMLPKNLSENICSLKENEIRLAFIWRLRLHRRSAEVLEASLFEGMISNHKNISYTDVDRLLAGEEISMDKGVKKSILDFVPIAQKLRSKRLKKGYEFFNDELRLKLDSKGFLQNVDILYSGPSHMIVEEAMLLANRQSAQLLEEHLNEGGIYRIHDRPPQDRISELFFELKSLGFSIPASKDLHQCISSIQKQAAKKDMQKQIDKMIIKAQSQALYSSCNIGHFGLGFETYSHFTSPIRRYSDLILHRMLKQIISDSKKSEKKLAYLASSTRISCALLNEQERQSAKIEMDFKDRKYARWALKNIGIRLKGIVMDENHPLLVSLIEGIIGARIVVQDYNIEAKKLDGVQIEIIDVDIASGKIFGRI is encoded by the coding sequence ATGAAAGAATTTCTTTTTCAGCTTGCCTATGGAATAAAAATCATTCCCAAAAAATACGGGGCATTCATTGATAATCTGCAAAAAAAAGGACTTATCGAAAAAAACAATGGAATTTATTCTTTTAAAGAAGGTAATCTAGTCGGAAAAGTCGATATTTCAAGAGGAGGGAGAGCTTTTTTTTGCGTCTTTGATGGCAGAGATAAAAAAGATTGGATCATCAAGAGACTGCCAAAAGGTATCTCTCAAAATGACATTGTGCTTTGTAAGATTGTCAGGTTCAAAGGCAGATTGATGGCAGAATTTATTTCCTTGCTTCAAGCCCAAGACAATCGAATTTTATGTTATTTAAAAAAGATTAAAGGCGAAATTCTTGCTATAGAACTTAAAAATCCTCACGCCAAACCCATCAAATTAAAAGTTTCTCAAAAATCTTTGCTTGCTTTACCACGATTTTGCGTCATCAGTATGGATTTACGCACTAAAGAGATTGTAGAGATTCTTGGAGCTTTGGAAGATCCGCTCACAGATGAAAAGATTTCTTTATCTCTTTTTGGTCGCAAACCAGATTTTTCTGCAGAGTCGATTATAATGGCAGAAAGTTTTGGTAAAAAGGTGGATTCTGAAATGTTTCCTGAACGGAAGGATTTGACCTGTTTGCCTTTTTGTACGATCGATCCTGATGATGCCAAAGATCACGATGATGCGATTTATTTTGATTCTAAGACTTCTTGTCTTTATATAGCAATCGCTGATGTGAGTGAATATGTGAGTGTGGATTCTTCGTTGGATATGGACGCAAGAGAAAGGGGTTTTAGCGTTTATTTTCCACATAAAAGTTACCCGATGCTCCCTAAAAATTTGAGTGAAAATATTTGTTCGCTCAAAGAGAATGAAATCCGTCTTGCCTTCATTTGGCGGTTGCGTTTGCATAGGAGAAGTGCTGAAGTTTTGGAAGCTTCTTTGTTTGAGGGAATGATCTCTAATCATAAAAATATTAGCTATACCGATGTGGATAGATTGCTTGCAGGAGAAGAAATTTCTATGGATAAAGGGGTTAAAAAAAGCATTTTGGATTTTGTCCCCATTGCTCAAAAGCTTCGCTCAAAGCGATTAAAGAAAGGCTATGAATTTTTTAATGATGAGTTGCGATTAAAATTGGATTCTAAAGGGTTTTTGCAAAATGTGGATATTTTATATTCAGGTCCCTCGCATATGATTGTTGAAGAAGCAATGCTTTTGGCAAACAGACAATCAGCGCAACTTTTGGAGGAACATTTAAATGAGGGTGGAATTTATCGTATCCACGATAGACCTCCACAAGATCGTATAAGCGAGCTTTTTTTTGAATTGAAATCTTTGGGATTTTCTATTCCTGCTTCTAAAGATTTGCACCAATGTATCAGCTCTATCCAAAAACAGGCTGCAAAAAAAGATATGCAAAAACAGATTGATAAAATGATTATCAAAGCTCAGTCTCAGGCACTCTATTCTTCTTGCAATATCGGGCATTTTGGCTTAGGTTTTGAAACATATAGCCATTTTACTTCCCCGATTCGTCGCTATAGTGATTTGATTTTGCATAGAATGCTCAAACAAATCATTTCAGACTCTAAAAAATCTGAAAAGAAGCTTGCTTATTTGGCATCAAGCACTCGAATTTCTTGCGCACTTTTAAATGAGCAAGAAAGACAAAGTGCAAAAATAGAGATGGATTTTAAAGATCGTAAATATGCTAGATGGGCTTTAAAAAATATAGGTATCAGACTGAAGGGGATTGTTATGGATGAAAATCATCCTTTGCTTGTTTCTTTGATTGAGGGGATTATAGGTGCAAGAATTGTTGTGCAAGATTACAATATAGAAGCCAAGAAGCTTGATGGAGTGCAAATAGAAATTATAGATGTTGATATTGCTAGCGGAAAAATATTTGGCAGGATTTAG
- the holA gene encoding DNA polymerase III subunit delta, translated as MYKKDLDLFLQKSLPRATLLYGESEFLIKYYSDKIALKITESSNKTTFYYSDYDFKAVMAILGQSSLFGDVSLVVLKLDKKLSKKEIDEMLHALIRNQENALIIEFYRSESRSNAEYAQDFKALSASFKNSSLGSLGIEVRFFTPNFRESIALLKERASALNLTIEERLLGVILGMQNNDLGIAYNELEKFCILDSPITFEDIQKLSYGLGSVSIDDLYDAIFNKKDIFEIYEKIQEEGLEELQLLREFERYFYQLFLFFAYIKSHGSPNAKDILGFAPPQMMVEKLASRSIRIKEEGYRRIFELFGKWRNATMRGEKNASLHFLIKLQAYIR; from the coding sequence ATGTATAAAAAGGATTTGGATTTATTTTTGCAAAAATCTCTTCCTAGAGCTACGTTGCTTTATGGGGAGTCAGAATTTTTGATCAAATATTATTCCGATAAAATTGCACTTAAAATTACAGAATCTTCAAATAAAACGACATTTTATTACAGCGATTACGATTTTAAGGCAGTGATGGCTATATTGGGGCAAAGCTCTTTGTTTGGAGATGTCAGTTTAGTCGTTTTAAAACTAGATAAAAAACTCTCCAAAAAAGAAATAGATGAAATGCTTCACGCATTGATTCGCAATCAAGAGAATGCTTTAATCATTGAATTTTATCGTTCAGAGTCGCGATCAAATGCAGAATATGCTCAGGATTTTAAGGCTCTTAGTGCAAGCTTTAAAAATTCTTCTCTAGGTTCTTTGGGTATTGAAGTAAGATTTTTTACGCCGAATTTTCGCGAATCGATTGCATTGCTAAAAGAAAGGGCAAGTGCTTTGAATTTGACAATAGAAGAGCGTTTATTGGGGGTTATTTTAGGGATGCAAAATAATGATTTGGGGATTGCTTATAATGAATTGGAGAAATTTTGTATTTTAGATTCTCCCATTACTTTCGAAGATATTCAAAAGCTCTCTTATGGGCTTGGTAGTGTGAGTATTGATGATCTTTATGATGCGATTTTTAACAAAAAAGATATTTTTGAAATTTATGAAAAAATACAGGAAGAAGGGCTTGAAGAGTTGCAACTTTTGCGTGAGTTTGAGAGATATTTTTATCAGTTGTTTTTATTTTTTGCTTATATCAAAAGTCACGGATCGCCTAATGCTAAGGATATTTTAGGGTTTGCTCCGCCTCAAATGATGGTTGAAAAACTTGCTTCTAGATCCATTCGCATTAAGGAGGAGGGGTATAGGCGTATTTTTGAGTTATTTGGAAAATGGCGCAATGCGACTATGAGGGGTGAAAAAAATGCAAGTCTGCATTTTTTAATAAAATTACAAGCATATATCAGATAA
- the rpsF gene encoding 30S ribosomal protein S6, whose protein sequence is MKHYETMFILKPTLVEEEIKSKIDFYKEAITKNDGMIETCLDMGMRNLAYEIKKNKRGYYFVIYFKAQPSLILELERLYRINEDILRFIVIKYESKKEQKSWQTLVDRANKKPEPKLVREKSKPETEAEVPQTSSEPKAE, encoded by the coding sequence ATGAAACATTATGAAACAATGTTTATCCTCAAGCCGACTTTGGTTGAAGAGGAAATCAAATCCAAGATTGATTTTTACAAAGAAGCCATTACTAAAAATGATGGTATGATTGAAACCTGCTTGGATATGGGAATGAGAAATCTTGCTTATGAGATCAAGAAAAATAAGCGCGGATATTATTTTGTTATTTATTTTAAAGCACAACCTAGCTTGATTTTGGAGCTTGAAAGGCTTTATCGAATCAATGAGGATATTTTACGCTTTATTGTCATCAAATACGAGAGTAAAAAAGAGCAGAAATCTTGGCAAACATTGGTAGATAGGGCAAATAAAAAGCCAGAGCCAAAGCTTGTAAGAGAAAAATCAAAGCCTGAGACGGAAGCTGAAGTTCCACAAACATCAAGCGAGCCAAAGGCAGAATAA
- a CDS encoding single-stranded DNA-binding protein: MYNKVIMVGNLTRDVELRYLPSGSALATLGLASNRRYKKQDGTQGDEVCFIDVKLFGRAAEVANQYLHKGSKILIEGRLTLESWVDQSGAKKSRHTITAESMQMLDTKTSASQDDAYQPYEPSYTQGSPKASPAQPVQNNYSPKENAQGGMNAQKYEQNIPEINIDEDEIPF; the protein is encoded by the coding sequence ATGTATAATAAGGTCATTATGGTAGGAAACCTAACTCGTGATGTAGAGCTTCGATATTTACCAAGCGGATCAGCTTTGGCAACATTAGGGCTTGCAAGCAATCGTAGGTATAAAAAGCAAGATGGCACACAAGGTGATGAAGTTTGTTTTATTGATGTGAAACTTTTTGGGAGAGCAGCAGAGGTTGCTAATCAGTATTTGCACAAGGGTTCAAAAATTTTGATTGAAGGCAGATTGACTCTTGAGAGCTGGGTAGATCAAAGCGGGGCTAAAAAAAGCAGACATACCATTACTGCAGAGTCTATGCAAATGCTTGATACTAAAACTTCTGCCTCTCAAGATGATGCTTACCAACCCTATGAACCAAGTTATACACAGGGTTCTCCCAAAGCTTCTCCTGCTCAACCTGTCCAAAATAATTATTCACCAAAAGAAAACGCACAAGGTGGAATGAATGCTCAAAAGTATGAGCAAAATATTCCTGAAATCAATATTGATGAAGATGAAATACCTTTTTAG
- the rpsR gene encoding 30S ribosomal protein S18, whose product MERKKYSKRYCKYTEAKIEFIDYKDIEMLKHSLSERYKIMPRRLTGNTKKWQERVEVAIKRARHMALIPYIVDRKKVVENPFKI is encoded by the coding sequence ATGGAACGCAAAAAATATTCAAAAAGATACTGCAAATACACTGAGGCAAAAATCGAATTTATCGATTATAAAGACATTGAAATGCTAAAGCATTCTTTATCTGAAAGATACAAGATTATGCCAAGACGACTGACTGGAAATACAAAAAAATGGCAAGAACGCGTTGAAGTTGCAATTAAGCGAGCAAGACATATGGCTTTGATCCCTTATATTGTGGATAGAAAAAAAGTAGTTGAAAATCCTTTTAAGATTTAA